The proteins below are encoded in one region of Belonocnema kinseyi isolate 2016_QV_RU_SX_M_011 chromosome 3, B_treatae_v1, whole genome shotgun sequence:
- the LOC117169629 gene encoding CWF19-like protein 1 — protein sequence MAEKQKVLICGDVEGHFKFLFNKVETINKKNGPFDFLLCVGNFFGEDNVELEPFKSGMKTISIPTYIIGPNRAADVKYYPDLNGCEICQNLTYLGRRGLYNASSGLKIAYLSGIEETSSEMRDYSFNAKDVTDVRNTCLKGQPSFRGVDILLTSPWPEGITNLDPKKPDFNYKGSKFISWLATHIKPRYHLSALENIHYDRPPYRNQSATEDNMEIATRFMALATVGNPQKRKWLYALNLTPVDRSRLSDLIVKTTDETASPYPKSTLNPDPLGLKMEVQNTQFFYDMDSQDGKRKQNNTDRANKRAKFEFDQAKCWFCLSSPEVSKHLVISVGNEIYLALAKGGVVDDHFLILPVTHHQSLSILPESVAHEMKLYKEAVGKYYEKTDRVPVFFERNFKSSHCQLQAIPIHKNQAPALKETFQEIAECNNFSLTEIPRNSQLHQIAQPGMLYFYVELPDGEKMYYRIKKDFPLQFGREVLVSDRILDMNDRADWRECQLDKVEETELAMKVRKAFQPFDVDV from the exons atggccGAGAAACAAAAGGTTTTAATTTGTGGAGATGTGGAGGGACATTTCAAGTTTTTGTTCAACAAAGTTGAAACAATCAATAAGAAGAACGGACCATTTGATTTTCTCCTCTGCGTAggaaatttttttggagaagACAACGTAGAATTGGAGCCTTTTAAGAGTGGCATGAAAACAATTTCGATACCAACTTATATTATTGGACCGAATCGTGCGGCTGATGTGAAATATTATCCGGATCTCAATGGTTGTGAAATATGTCAAAATCTCACATATCTCGGAAGAAGAGGCCTTTACAATGCAAGTTCAGGTCTCAAAATTGCATATCTCAGTGGGATCGAAGAAACCTCTTCCGAAATGAGAGATTATTCCTTTAATGCAAAAGACGTGACGGATGTTAGAAACACTTGTTTGAAAGGCCAGCCCAGTTTTCGAGGAGTAGATATTTTGTTAACTTCACCCTGGCCTGAGGGAATTACGAATTTGGACCCTAAAAAACCGGATTTTAATTACAAAGGTTccaaatttatttcttggttagCTACACACATAAAACCAAGATATCACCTTTCTGCGCTAGAAAATATTCATTATGATAGACCACCTTACAG AAATCAAAGTGCAACAGAGGATAATATGGAAATAGCGACAAGGTTTATGGCCCTCGCTACCGTGGGAAATCCACAGAAGCGAAAATGGCTCTACGCCTTAAATTTAACACCAGTAGACCGGAGTCGTTTGTCCGATTTGATAGTAAAAACAACGGACGAAACTGCCTCTCCTTATCCAAAATCCACTCTGAATCCAGACCCTCTTGGCCTGAAAATGGAGGTTCAAAATACCCAATTTTTCTACGACATGGACTCTCAGGATGGAAAAAGAAAGCAAAACAATACGGACCGGGCGAATAAACGAGCCAAATTTGAATTCGACCAGGCAAAATGTTGGTTTTGTCTCTCAAGTCCGGAAGTTTCGAAGCACCTGGTTATTTCCGTTGGCAATGAAATTTATCTCGCCCTCGCGAAAGGTGGCGTTGTCGACGATCATTTTCTCATTCTGCCAGTCACGCATCACCAGAGCTTGTCAATTTTGCCCGAAAGTGTCGCGCATGAGATGAAACTTTACAAGGAAGCGGTTGGCAAATATTACGAGAAAACGGATCGAGTGCCGGTATTTTTCGAAAGGAATTTCAAGAGTTCGCACTGTCAACTTCAAGCCATTCCGATTCATAAAAATCAAGCGCCTGCTTTGAAAGAAACATTTCAG GAAATTGCGGAATGCAATAACTTTTCCCTGACGGAAATTCCTCGCAATTCGCAATTACACCAAATTGCTCAACCAGGAATGCTTTACTTCTACGTGGAACTGCCGGACGGCGAGAAAATGTATTACCGAATTAAGAAGGATTTTCCGCTGCAATTTGGTCGCGAGGTTCTAGTCAGCGACCGGATTTTGGATATGAATGACCGGGCCGATTGGCGTGAGTGCCAACTCGACAAGGTCGAGGAAACGGAACTCGCCATGAAAGTTCGAAAAGCCTTTCAGCCTTTCGATGTGGATGTCTAA
- the LOC117169289 gene encoding probable methylthioribulose-1-phosphate dehydratase → MNLDFYDNNFPKEHPRNLIPELCRQFYNLEWVTGTGGGISIKYEDKIYIAPSGVQKERMCPDEMFVQDIEGKDLELPPSEKKLKKSQCTPLFMCAYKSRNAGAVIHTHSKFAVMVTLLWPGKEFRTTHLEMIKGIRNQKLGRALRYDEELVVPIIENTPFEEDLKDRMAEVISEYPETCAILVRRHGLYVWGDTWQQAKTMTECYDYLFDIAVQMKKFGLDPLATPAEIE, encoded by the exons ATGAACCTGGACTTTTACGACAACAATTTTCCAAAG gaacatCCTCGGAATTTAATTCCTGAATTGTGTAGACAATTTTATAATCTTGAATGGGTTACTGGAACAGGTGGTGGAATATCCATAAAATATGA GGACAAGATTTACATTGCACCATCCGGTGTTCAAAAAGAGCGAATGTGCCCAGATGAAATGTTCGTACAGGATATTGAAGGCAAAGATTTGGAACTTCCaccttcagaaaaaaaattgaaaaagtctcAGTGCACTCCTCTTTTTATGTGTGCTTACAAATCCAGAAATGCAGGAGCTGTGATTCATACACATTCCAAATTTGCAGTAATGGTCACGCTTTTGTGGCCCGGAAAAGAATTCCGCACCACACATTTGGAAATGATCAAAG gaaTACGAAATCAAAAACTAGGACGAGCTTTACGATACGATGAGGAATTAGTGGTACCAATAATCGAAAATACTCCttttgaagaagatttaaaagatcgAATGGCTGAAGTAATTTCTGAATATCCCGAAACTTGTGCTATATTAGTTCGCAGGCACGGATTATACGTATGGGGAGATACTTGGCAACAAGCAAAAACTAT gACAGAATGTTACGACTATCTCTTCGATATTGCTGTTCAAATGAAGAAATTTGGTCTCGACCCGCTCGCGACTCCAgcagaaattgaataa